The DNA window CAACTATAAAATTAGGGCTAATGGAAATTCTGATTTACGAaggaagagaaaaaagagaagaacTTGGGAACTAGAGAAggaagagagaagaaagaggaGAATTGAATTGAGTTTGGGTTCCTCAATTTGGGTCAGTCATGACTAAAAGAAAGTGAAGAATTGAACTAGGTTTGGGTTCCTCAAACTGGACCAGCCAGGGCTATAGCGCACCATAGCCTTTGGTGTAGCTACGCCCCTGATCATGATGATGTTTTGGGATTAAAGTTTAACATATGTGTGCGTTTGCCCTTTATTTACCAAGTTAGATAAAGAGATAAATGAGTTCAAAAGGCTATAATAAGGCCTTTAATAAAATGCAACATGCATGGTATCTAATTAAATTAGCTCGACCTAATTATAAAAACTTGATCACAAACATGATGATAAGAGTATATATTTGTGTGGGGTTTCACTGATCATTCCACTACTTCATGTTTTGAACAGTTTAGTTGACCTTGTTTACAGTAAAGAAATAAAACCATGATAACTTATGAGCTGTATcttgtatatatacatatataaaaacactttAATATCACAAcaggtaaaaatatttttttatctttaaagaaaaagaaaattgtattattatggACCGTCCAAAGAGCATGCTGTTTAATACTGTTCttgtggatgatgatgataatattcattatttgaattatttatttcatgAAAAACATGCAAAACCTATGGTTTTATATGCCAGTTTTGCATGGGACTGTTTGATTTTACACCGGCATATGGATGGCCGCGTTTGCAGCCTGTATGGTCATCTTGAGATTTATATTCAATTCTATTGAGCAAAATTgcaataacaaaaattaatttcgAAAGCGACCCTTCTTTTATATTCACTATATATTGACTATATATTCACTTGTCCCTAGCATTATCAATTTCATCCAATATCCTCTTGATCAAGCTAAACAATATTCCCCCTTACTTGAAAGTGAGTTTTTTGTTTAACATTTCCCctctttttcatgtttttgtacATGCATCTGATTTTACCTAAATTGTAGGGTGTAATTAAGCACCATCAAATAATGGCTTCTCCTAGAGACCCGACTAACTGCGACATTGTCATTGCACATGAGATTGATCATGAACTAAGAGTACGTATTATATCATCCTATAGTAGTACTACAACTATTATAGATGAATGAACaagatttttttcttctctataaatttgttttgtaaCAGTTGGAAAGGGGAAATGAAAAGGAGAAACCAAAGGTTAGGTTTAACGTCAGTTGCgatgaggagaagaagaagatgggaGTATGGAAATCTGGCATGCTCTTGCTGGGTAcattacaaaatttttaaaaaataatttggtttgattagATTAATCAACACTTTGTTTACTAACTTTAATATATGCAGCCAATCAAGGCCTTGCCACATTGGCGTTTTTCGGGGTTGGGGTGAATTTAGTCATGTTCTTAACAAGAGTTCTTGGTCAGGGAAACGCAACAGCAGCCAACAACGTTAGCAAGTGGACTGGAACCGTCTATTTGTTCTCCCTCGTCGGAGCTTTCCTTAGCGATTCTTATTGGGGCCGTTACTTGACATGCACCATATTTCAGCTCATTCTTATAGCGgtaaaaaaacaatgaaaatactttttttcttttaacgTGTGAAGATTCGAACATATGACAATGAAGACATGAATTATTGTGCTTTACCACTACTAATAAATTATGAGTCTCCACTAAAAATTCCATGATAATTCTTTCTTGTgatatttaacttataaattatgAGGGAATGCATGCAGGGCTTGGTTATGTTATCCCTTACATCATGGCTTCTATTGATCAAACCCGATGGATGTGGTGACCGCGAGCTTCTTTGTGAGCCCACTTCCGCAGTTGGTGTGACCATGTTCTATTTAGCCATCTATTTGGTGGCATTCGGTTACGGTGGCCATCAACCCACGTTGGCAACATTTGGAGCCGATCTTTTCGACGAgtcaaaaccaaaagataaAAATTCCAAAGCAACGTTCTTTTGTTACTTCTACTTTGCACTAAACGTTGGTTCCCTCTTCTCCAACACCGTCTTGGTTTATTATGAGGATACCGGAGGGTGGACAATCGGGTTCTGGGCTTCAACTGGTGCAGCGGTTATAGGCCTCGTCTTGTTCTTATCTGGCTCGAAAGGGTACTGTTACATTAAACCGTGTGGGAATCCTCTGCCCCGTGTGGCTCAGGTTTTCGTTGCTTCGGCTAGGAAATGGCGAATGGTTCCGGCCAAAGAAGGAGATTTGTATGAGGTTGAAGGACTAGAATCTGCAATCAAGGGTAGTAGGAAAATTCTACACAGCAATGAATTTCAGTGagtatttatcaaatcataTAATTTCTTATCTAAAAACAGAATCAGCTCCAAAAGTCAAAACCCTTCatattgatttcattttttttctttatcctGGTTTAACAAGGTGTTTGGACAAGGCAGCCACATTAACAGAGGAAGATCTCCATGGACCAGTGAACAGGTGGAGATTATGTACAGTTACTCAAGTTGAAGAAGCCAAATGCATCATAAGAATGCTTCCCATTTGGCTATGCACAATCATATACTCTGTTATTTTCACACAAATGGCTTCCCTCTTCGTAGAGCAAGGAGCGGTTATGAACTCCTACATCGGGAGCTTCCATATTCCGGCTGCGAGCATGTCAGTTTTCGACATTTGTAGCGTTCTTATATTTACAGGCATCTACGAACAAATCCTGGTGCCAATAACAAGTCGATTGAGCGGACATTCGAAAGGCCTAACCGAGCTTCAAAGAATGGGGATAGGACTCATTATCGGTATGCTAGCCATGGTGGCAGCCGGGCTAACTGAAGTGGCGAGGCTTAAACGGGTAGTTCATGAAGATCGGGCTAGTTCGTTGAGTATAATTTGGCAAGTCCCACAATACGTTCTAGTTGGTGCGTCTGAGGTTTTCATGTATATCGGGCAGCTAGAGTTCTTTAACGGGCAGGCACCGGACGGGATTAAGAGCTTCGGGAGCTCTCTTTGTATGGCATCAATATCTCTAGGGAATTACTCGAGTAGCATAATGGTTAACATGGTAATGGCGATCACGACAAAGGGAAATCACCCCGGATGGATACCCGAGAATCTAAATGATGGTCATATTGACCGGTTTTACTTCCTTATCGCGATCATGGCTATAGTTGATCTCGGGTTCTATGTATTTTGTGCTAGATGGTACAAGTGTGTGAACTTGGAGGAAAACGTGAAATTCATCGCAAAAGAAGAAGAGGCTGCCCCAAACAAAGGGTGATTGATCATTGATGTATCATATTTAATTTGTCCTTATGTTTTTGTTTCTAGGATGACAGTTTCTTGCCCTCTATTGTGTTGTACCTGTTTTTTAAGAAGACCATTCCATAATAAACGATGCCCTTTTGGTGAGGGCTTGACAAGATTGTCCATTAtagttgtattattttatatggaAGTTTACATGGAAGAGAATTTTCTTCTACTTGTTGTAGCTAATTGGTTTGAAAAAGGACATCCAACATGAGTGTCACGTTTTTAGGTATTGAATGTCATAATGAACCAACTTTAGTGCTTCCTTTCCTTATTCCATGATCAAAATAGGATTGGAGAGATCAAATCGATTTTAGTTCCAAAATGAAAGATTTGATAGGAACAAAACCTTAACACTATAAGAGATCATTCACTAGCTAATTTTTATCTATTCACTTATATTTCATTCTCATAGATTTCTTAACCTAACTTTGTTTGATAACTTTCTAAACTAACATATTTCTTTTTGACCATTATCtaaactaacatttttttttcttaactagTCACTCTCGATACCTTAAGAACCACTTTTGTGTtacttaagtttttttttttttcattttaaaaaaatctatgtatattaaaaatgataaaaatcgtttaagcacaacaacaaaatatgacattaaaaaaaattactcaatAGGTTATCGAACTCACGAGTCATCGAGAATAGCAATTAATTCCTCGACAGAAACTACCGACTTTTTAGAACAAATCTCAGAAAGTTTCATAATATTATGTATGATATGTATTGAACAACTACGATCAGTTACTCAATTACAGgtaaattaacaaaattcaaAGTGATCGTTTTATATCttggtttgattgtttgttGTAGGTCATACTTTTGGGAAGGTTGCATCATAGAAATCTAGTGAACTTGGTGGGATATTGTGCTGAAAAGGGTCAACTTATACTCATCTATTTCTATATGAGTAAAGGCAGTCTAACTTCTCACTTGTATAGTAAGCTCATTACTTACTTTGGTTCAAACTATTAGAAAAAAAGGATTCCCTTTTGCAATTGTTTTTACATGTTCCATGTTCTTCAGGTCAAAAGCATGGACTTTTGAGTTGGGAATTGAGAGTTCAAATAGTTCTAGATGTTGCAAGGGGCTTGGAGTATCTTCATGATGGagtaattttctattattttggaAACTAAAAAGAGCATTTTAGCATTTGGGCCTTGTCTGATCTAGGATGATTTGAATAACTTAGGGGTAGGTTATTTGAGTAAAAGGACATGTgtggtaaaaaaatataatgaaaaatgattTGTTGTAAAAAATTTGAATGTATTTTGGTTGATTGGTTTAAATGATGTAATTATGAATGGTTGTTGATTGGATAGGTTATTTGAATCTTCCTTAGATAATTATGAGTTAtaagtttttgttatttataaataagtgtACATGGAAAATTTCACGTGGATAATTCCTGTTCTTGTAGGCCGTCCCTCCGGTGATTCATCGAGACATCTTGGAAGATCTTGTTGGACGAATCAATGAGAGCAAATGTATGCCTATTTCCATTATAATATTACTATACAATGTTTCTAATGTTAATATTTTCGGTTgaatttttaacaataataataccAACACAAACCCAAACAACAGGTGGCTGGCAGACTTTGGGCTTTCTAGGGAGGAAATGGTTAATAAGACCTTAACCTATGGAAATTTTTGGTTatcagtatttttttttatatatttttctgatcgatttttgtgtatttgatatattatttatgaatattattgggattagtatatttatttatgaatttcttttgcaaaataattattcattattgTTTACAgggataaataatattacataaacaaaataaatcaaaaataattaacaccAGTAACGATCATGTCATtggaaagccgttactgatattaatattatacattGTCTTGAgaaagtcgttactgatattcATATATGTAACGGCTATAGAGTCGTTACGGATACTAATATCTGTAACGACTCTCTAATGccgttatatatattattttatatcagTGACGACATTTTTAATGACGAATAATAACGGCTTCTAGGGTTTTTTCCACTTTTAGTAATGATTTTGGCCTTAGTTATGTCTtccctttttctactagtgtatatagatatgtaatattaacaatatcaatccaaatttctcaGTAACTATCCAAAAATTCGTGCATCATCTAATGATTCTcaataatactccacaaaaatTTCAGATACTAATCACACATCGATAATGCAAAAATAAGAGTTGTTGATTCAACTTTCTCGtgacattttttcatgcacatatcattaGTAAATATTCAATCTtagtgttttttaaatattttaattaatattatgacttattattaattatattttaaatttagttatttatattatttatatgtatatttatacatttaaattatttttttatataatatgatagagtatataatataacaattatcctaactataattatatttaatttcttaacttttgtattttatttttaatatttgtgaaattttaaatattatacgaaattatatttatattataaaattaataaaaataaattatattgttaaatctactattagtaaataataatacacgtaaaaaattatttaaaataaataaacgtgGTCCAAGTTAGGAGCCAAGAAGATCATATTAGTTATAATCAACTGTGTCCTCATAAAattactaataattttaaaataagatgattataataatttttattaactattaagttataatattaaaatggttaggatattttaaattaattatgtattgaATAAGtctgaaaatattaaatgttaataatatttattcattatactataatataaaattataatttaaatatatctatataaatataaataattaaatttataatgtatttaataataagttataataataaaaaaaatattaaatattagaaaataattaaatatgataactaaatttaaaattaaactaaattaattttaaaaagacaGGGAAATTGAACTTCAACTTAGTCAGGACCTCTCACCTTTATAATCTCACTCCAAATGATAATGTGAGCCTGTGATGTATTTGAAATCatcattttgtttatatataacgAAATAGTGTGGGATTGAGCCTATGATTTTGAGTTTCAATTCGGTGTGCCTCAATATTAGATAAAAAGGAAAGAAGATATGTACGATTatttgttgaatttaaaaagtcatgaaatcacataatgatgaagatatcaatcaaattgtattattatggaatgtcaactaaatcgccacgagatcatatcatggtgaagatgtcaaatatattatattatttttatcctaattatgaattcacatatatatatatatatattttggaaaGGAGAAACTTGATGATTTGGAGTTTTGTGAGAACTCCATATACGGTGAAGTTTGGGTGATCGGTTGAGGTGACTCAGGAGATGCTCAGTTATGTTCACTCAGACTTGTGGGGGCCAACGAGGACTACAACTTTAGGTGGAGGTTGGTACTTTACCACATTCATTGATGATTGTTCGCACAATGTTTGTATATACATCTTGAAGCACAAAGATGAGAAATTTGCTAAGTTCAAGGAGTGGAAGAAGATTGTAGAGACTTAGACCTAGAAGAAGGTTAAAAAACTCCGAACAGATAACGATTTGGAGTACATAGGAGAGgagtttaattagttaaaaatggATGGTTCATCACAAAAACGTCTGACAGACACCGCAACAGAATGAGTTGGCGAGTGAATGAATATAACACTACTCGAGTGTGCCCAATGTATGTTGTTTGAGGTCAGTCTACCAAAGCGATTTTGGGGTGAGGCAGTTAACACTACAACTTGTCTTATCAATCATTGTTTATCGACAACATTGGAATGCAAGACACCGGAAAAAGTTTAGAATGGAGCTCCTCCAAAACTTGACAACAAAGATATTTGGGTGTGTGGATTACATGCACCTACATGATGGAAAGATTGATCTGAGAGCGAAGAAGTGTAGGTTAGTTGGATACGGTAAAGGAGTAAAGGGTTGGAAATTATTTTACAAGGACGGTGAGATGACTAAGTGCATCATTAGCCATGACGTGGTCTTTAGGGAATCTGAGTCCTATTATGGAGCAACATAATTAGTCGAAGCTGGCGAAGTGGCTAGAGAGAGGCCTAAATTAGGGGTGGAGTTCCTAGGAGGTATTACTAAAGAATCGCTAGACATGGGGGAGGCTAGTGAAGAGGATGAAACAGATGGTCATGTAGAGGAGGAAGGTACGAATGTGTAAGAGAACCTTAGCTCTTACCATTTAGCGCGAGATGAAGATCATAGGACAACCCGAGCTTTGAGATTTAGCTACTCCGATTTGGAGTCTTTTGCATTCCTTGTGGAAGATGAAGTACAAGATTCAATGTTGATATTATTTATAGAAGCGATGGAGAGCAAGGATAGAACCGAATAGAAGCGTGTTATGGTAGAGGATAAGGCATCACTTGACAAAAACGAGACATGAGAATTGGTGAACAAACTCATGAATCAGCGGGTGGTTGGATTAAAGTGGATGTTCTAAGTGCAAAGAAGGTGTAGAGGGTAGTGACAAGTTAAGGTTTAAGACGAGATTGGTAGCTAAAGGCTTCACACAACGCAAAGGGGTCGAATTTAACGTGATCTACTCCCTGGTAGTGAAGCACACGTCCATTCGTGTTTTGCTCGCTTTAGTGAATCACTTTGACTTGAAGCTCGAACAAATGGACATGAAGACATCATTTCTTCATGGAAACTTGGAGGAGAATATATTCATGACGCAACTCGATGGGTTCGACAAACTCGTTGATGAAGGTAAGGTATGTCTCCTTAAACGCTCgctttatggtttgaaataatCTCCCTAAGACAATGTTATTTGTGCTTTTATGAGATAATggtttgtaatgattttatgaGGAGCAATTTCGATAGTTGTGTCTATGTCAAGTGGGTTGATGGTTGCGGGGTCTTTCTATTGTTATACGTGGATGATATGTTGATCGCATTGAGAAATAAGGAAGAGAATCGCAAGGTAAGAGTTTGTTAGGGAGTGAGTTCGAGATGAAGGATATGGAATCGACAAAACAAAATTTGGGAATTGTGATTGAGCGGGATCAGGAGAAAGACTCTTTATTCTTATTTCAAAGTGACTATCTCTAAAAAGTGGTCGCCAAGTTCGGGATGTCTAATGCTAAGGTGGTTCAAACATCATTAgttactcatttcaaactctcCTCAAAGATATCACCGAGTACTGAGGAGGAAAATGTGAGATTGACAAACACCACATATGCGAGTGTCGTCGGGAGCCTAATGAATGTCATGGGTATGTACGCGACCCGATCTTGCTCTCGTGGTTAGTCTTGTAAATCTCTTTATGGAGAACCCAGGGAAAGAACATTAGGAGGCGACGAAGTGGGTTATCCGTTACGTTGGGCGATCCAAAGatgttagtatttttttaaatgggcGGGTGTAACTGATGATAAGTTGAGAGGATATGTTAATGTTGATTTTACTGGTGAGTTGGACAAGAGAAGGTCCTTAACGGGATATGTGTTTACCCTATTTGGATGCTCGGTAAGTTGGAAGGCACAATTACAATTCATAGTTTCCCTTTCAACAACGGAGGCCGAGTATATCGTTGTGATGAAGTACGTCAAGGAGGCACATTAGTTGAAGGGTCGCGTGGGTGAATTTGGGGTGAAGCGCGATAAATTGGAATTGTTTTGAGATAACCAAAGCGCGATACATTTTTCCAAGAACTTGATGTTTTATGATTgcacaaagcatatcgacattcgaATTCAACACATTCAAGATGTCATAGCGAGTGGAGCGGTAATTGTGAAGAAGGTACACACAAATGAAAATCCCGCAGATATGGCCACGAAGGTGGTGACGAGAATCAAGTTTCGGAAATTTTGCGACTTAATTCACGTCACAAAGGTTGAAACGTAATCGGAGAAGTATGAGGATCAGTTTTAGGGTGTTCTTGGTGATGGGGCTCATTCGTTTGACAATAGACATAAAGGCAATATGGAGAATCTGTGGAATTGGGCCTAGGATTTTGAGGCTCAATTTGTTGTGCCTCAATGTTAGGTACAAAAAGGGGAGGAAAGATATGTGGGattatttgttggattcaaaaagacattaaattaaataatggtAAAGATGTTAATCAAATCGTATTATTATGGAAATGTCAACTAAATTTCCATGAGATCATATCATGGTGGAGATGTCAAAAATATCACATGATCTTTACCCttattatgaattctaaaagactatatatatacacattgtTAACGGGACAAGAATCTTACCTAGGTTCGGACTAGGTTATTCCACTACGATTTCTATTATTCCATTTTTATTCTTAGGGTGATATTTTTCAccacaaatattatcaaaacttagtgataacaattataatttgccccgtgattttgattttaattgacTTGACTTGTTATGGACAGTTTCCCCCGATTTTGGTAGTTGACTGGAGATGAGACATAAATGATAATTGTGTCTCTCGTCCGATTGGGTTGGTCCTGGGGTAAACCCCCAACaaactcatttaataaaaaaacaagatatttagttttttatacttaaaaggGTTTAACATAGTGGTTTATGATAAAATTGAAAAGTCTTTTCTATTTGGGCCAACCCAAAACACTGACCCACATTCTCACCCAAAcattaataaacacaattaatatataaaatcaccaatatatttatttatttttcacattttataagagttttaaatttatattttataataatataattttttaatatattataatatatataatattaaaaaatttatttatataattttattaattttatttattttaaagaatataatataacaacGTAAATGTATTGCCCAccattgtcatccctatttAAACCTACTCTTACTTGTAAACATAAGGCATAAGTTttccaaaatttaattaattacttcttATTTTCTTCTAAAATAGGTTCTATGGTTTCTAATTAGAAGTGAAAATAATTActgatattataggtatatcaaaaataccTTATCGCGcgcaatatatcgaaaatatcaatttttaaagtACAATAGACTCTCTATAAAGTAATAACGAtgagttagttaaaaaatattatattatcgaaatattatttaatcgataaagtaataatttattattttacatgtataataataaaatataggaaaatagctcacttagacgtacttagacgtatgtacttgtacaactagctcatttagactcatatactaataaaagatcatttaaacatgcgtactatcaaaaattgactcatttaaccTTTGTTAGTAaactatggttaatttttattttttaatttatatatttattaattaaatataaaaatattttttatcttcttctttttcattaattaaatcatttaaatttatctcatttttattaattttatattagtttctctttcttttatttcatttttttattagtttttattttttatagtacttaaattcttatttttgaggaaattttaacaatttatttatgaattttcttctaccttaattttttttaagggtttctttcttatttaatttttgattcatGATTTATAGCCGTagtaagaaatattattttgtctaatatttgattattattcttttgttgtttgataaatgaattgctattattattattcaattcttgattattaattaatttatttttgtatggaagaatttttattgttgaaaggatACGTCACTGTTGTATCCATttagacaaaacaattttaaaatatttaataattaatgttaatataagaagaaatatatatatatatatatatataaaagataaaattaaaataattaataaatactcatataagaataataaaaaaatttattaaaaaataaaaatagagagttaattaattaatgaaaaagaagaagagaaaaaatatattaatatttagacaaaacaatttcaaatactCACTATTGTATTCATTTagacaaaaacaattttaaaatatttaataattaatatatatatatatgtatatatatatatatataaaagataaaattaaaataatcaataaatacttatataagaataataaaaaaaaatttatgaaaaaataaaaatagagagttaattaattaataaaaaaaaaggagagaaaaaatatattaatatttaattaataatatacaaattaaaaaataaaaattaactatggttTACTAAATGAACCAATTTTATAtagtacatatatttaaataattttttattagtatatacgtctaaatgagctagttgtacaagtacatacgttgaagtgagctttttttttttctaaaatataattttattgaatggTGTTGAATTTCAATATTCAAATTCTATATAGTGGGGTTCATTTATTGTATAAGTTGTTAAAgtataattaattgtaaaacCTTTTCTATTCTTAAAGTCATTTAATGTGTAATATAACATCTTTCATGacaaaagattttatgaaaatattgtatgGGGACAATGCTCCAGAGTTTAATTACTCTCTTGGTTGGGTGGAGAGATTTAAATCACGGCATGATATCAAGTCCTTTAGGCTTTTTGTTGTGGAGAAAATAGGTCTGTCAATATGGAAGATGAAGATAGAAACTTGCTAACAATAAGAGAGAAATGAGGGCTATTTGCCATGAAAGATGTTTACTACAAGGATGGAACTGGGTTGTTTTATAGATTACAAGCTAATCATTCCATGGTTACAAAACAACTTgaaggaagaaaaaaatgacaaaGAAAGAATGACGGTAGCCATTTGTTGCAATGAAGATGGGTAAGAGAAAATATCATTATGGATCATCGGTAAGTTTGTGAAACCACGTTgcttaaaaaatgttaatttacaaagtttaaattGTCAATATTGTGCCAATAAATGAGCGTGGATGATTGGAGTATTGTTTGAAGAATATGTTCGATGGTTCAACAAAAAAATTGATAGACGAAAGGTTTTATTGGTTATTGACAATTGTCCTGCCCAACCAAAGGTAATTCAAGGGTTACAAAATATTGAATTGTTCTTCTTACCACCCAATACAACTTCAAAAATTCAGCCATGTGATGTAGGAATTATAAGAGCATTTAAGATGCATTATCTTTGCAAATTTTGTTGTTCTATTTTTGAGGGTTTTGAGGCTGGAGAAACAAATCTAAAGAAGATCAATGTTCTAGATGCAATCAACATTGCTATCTTAGCTTGGATGAACGATGTTAAGAATACACAATTACAAATTGTTTTCAGCATTGCAAACTTTGTTTGGTAGAAAATGTGGTTTCATAGCCTTTAGAAGAAGAAGGCATTAGGGAATTATGGTCAATAATAAAGGAGTTACACTATCGTAACGCAATGGATGTGGATCAACTCTTGAATTATCCGGGTGAAAACGACACGAACGAGACTTTAACTGATGAAGAAATCATTGAGGGTCTTAGATAAAACATTCAAGAT is part of the Impatiens glandulifera chromosome 1, dImpGla2.1, whole genome shotgun sequence genome and encodes:
- the LOC124921332 gene encoding protein NRT1/ PTR FAMILY 7.1-like, which gives rise to MASPRDPTNCDIVIAHEIDHELRLERGNEKEKPKVRFNVSCDEEKKKMGVWKSGMLLLANQGLATLAFFGVGVNLVMFLTRVLGQGNATAANNVSKWTGTVYLFSLVGAFLSDSYWGRYLTCTIFQLILIAGLVMLSLTSWLLLIKPDGCGDRELLCEPTSAVGVTMFYLAIYLVAFGYGGHQPTLATFGADLFDESKPKDKNSKATFFCYFYFALNVGSLFSNTVLVYYEDTGGWTIGFWASTGAAVIGLVLFLSGSKGYCYIKPCGNPLPRVAQVFVASARKWRMVPAKEGDLYEVEGLESAIKGSRKILHSNEFQCLDKAATLTEEDLHGPVNRWRLCTVTQVEEAKCIIRMLPIWLCTIIYSVIFTQMASLFVEQGAVMNSYIGSFHIPAASMSVFDICSVLIFTGIYEQILVPITSRLSGHSKGLTELQRMGIGLIIGMLAMVAAGLTEVARLKRVVHEDRASSLSIIWQVPQYVLVGASEVFMYIGQLEFFNGQAPDGIKSFGSSLCMASISLGNYSSSIMVNMVMAITTKGNHPGWIPENLNDGHIDRFYFLIAIMAIVDLGFYVFCARWYKCVNLEENVKFIAKEEEAAPNKG